The Mycolicibacterium flavescens genome has a segment encoding these proteins:
- the pknD_1 gene encoding gluconolactonase, translated as MLTCQVMTQSATGSPQQSRYPGGNPTATAGWRLERITAPSRLFGANGLRTGPDGRVYVAQVTGSQISALDLGTGNLETVSAKGGDIIGPDDVAFDSDGNLFATEVMDGRVSVRDAAGRTRVLRDDLPSANGITVHQDRLFVNECRDGGRLMELDRATGAERNLLEGLPSPNAMEVGPDGFLYYPLMTANEIWRIDLGGGEPQRVAADLGVPDAVKFDPQGNLVSTQVASGQVLRIDPRSGEKTLLAQLNPGLDNLTFVGDRLFVSNFTGEITEIVGAGETRTLLGGGLNWPLDLAVGEDGQLYVADGTYFYAVGDDGSLQTVGMLFSPGYPGFLRGLAPVAGNAFVVATSGGQIARYRPADGETDYLADGFDQLYGVAVGPGERIVFTELGTGRVHALASGSAEVLASDLRDPVGVAFDDDGRVLVAESGAGRVIAVGDTTQTVVDGLSRPQGIAVADGVLYIVDAGSKEVIAVNLKTNARTTIASDLPVGPPPGVEPKPLKGMPPFSGPQGPFAGITVGRDGTLYVSADGEGSVLALRRT; from the coding sequence TTGCTAACGTGCCAGGTCATGACGCAATCGGCGACGGGATCCCCGCAGCAGTCTCGCTATCCGGGCGGAAATCCGACCGCGACGGCCGGGTGGCGTCTCGAGCGGATCACCGCCCCGAGTCGGCTGTTCGGTGCGAACGGTCTGCGCACCGGCCCGGACGGCCGCGTCTATGTCGCCCAGGTGACGGGCAGCCAGATCAGCGCGCTGGATCTGGGCACGGGGAATCTGGAGACGGTCAGCGCCAAGGGCGGTGACATCATCGGCCCCGACGACGTCGCCTTCGACAGCGACGGCAACCTCTTCGCAACCGAGGTGATGGACGGACGGGTCAGCGTGCGCGACGCCGCGGGCCGCACGCGGGTGCTGCGCGACGACCTGCCGTCCGCCAACGGCATCACCGTGCACCAGGATCGCTTGTTCGTCAACGAGTGCCGCGACGGCGGACGGCTGATGGAACTCGACCGCGCCACGGGCGCCGAGCGGAACCTGTTGGAGGGCCTACCTTCACCGAACGCCATGGAGGTCGGCCCGGACGGCTTCCTGTACTACCCGCTGATGACGGCCAATGAGATCTGGCGCATCGACCTCGGCGGCGGTGAGCCGCAACGGGTGGCCGCCGACCTCGGTGTGCCCGATGCGGTGAAGTTCGACCCGCAGGGCAATCTCGTCTCGACGCAGGTGGCCAGCGGCCAGGTGCTGCGTATCGATCCGCGAAGCGGCGAGAAAACCCTTCTGGCTCAGCTCAACCCGGGATTGGACAACCTGACCTTCGTCGGGGACCGCCTGTTCGTCTCGAACTTCACCGGTGAGATCACCGAGATCGTCGGCGCTGGCGAAACCCGCACGCTGCTCGGCGGCGGGTTGAACTGGCCGCTCGATCTGGCGGTGGGCGAGGATGGCCAGCTCTACGTTGCTGACGGCACCTACTTCTACGCCGTCGGCGATGACGGATCGCTGCAGACCGTCGGCATGCTGTTCTCCCCCGGCTACCCGGGCTTCCTCCGCGGGCTGGCCCCGGTTGCAGGCAATGCGTTCGTGGTGGCCACCTCGGGTGGCCAGATCGCTCGGTACCGCCCCGCCGACGGCGAAACCGATTACCTGGCAGACGGTTTCGACCAGCTCTACGGTGTGGCCGTCGGGCCGGGTGAGCGGATCGTGTTCACCGAGCTTGGCACGGGGCGGGTGCATGCGCTGGCGTCGGGCAGCGCCGAGGTGCTGGCCTCGGATCTGCGGGATCCGGTCGGCGTCGCATTCGACGACGACGGCCGCGTGCTGGTCGCCGAATCAGGGGCCGGACGGGTGATCGCGGTCGGCGACACGACGCAAACCGTGGTCGACGGCCTGTCACGCCCGCAGGGCATCGCGGTCGCCGACGGCGTGCTCTACATCGTCGACGCGGGCTCCAAGGAGGTGATCGCGGTAAACCTGAAAACCAACGCGCGCACCACGATCGCTTCGGATCTTCCGGTCGGGCCGCCGCCGGGCGTGGAGCCCAAGCCGCTCAAAGGGATGCCGCCGTTCTCCGGACCGCAGGGGCCGTTCGCCGGTATCACCGTCGGCCGTGACGGCACCTTGTACGTGTCGGCCGACGGCGAGGGCAGCGTGCTGGCGCTGCGGCGGACATGA
- the ycdF_1 gene encoding dehydrogenase of uncharacterised specificity, short-chain alcohol dehydrogenase like protein, whose product MDDLLRLDGRIVVVSGAGGGGIGTTVTRMAAEAGATVVAVSRSKENLDEHIGPLADQGLPVVAVSADASTDAGIATVMERVRRTDGDLYGLVNIAGGAAPSTWMPSTRVTRSDWRELFTANLETAFFMSQAVCAELRARGLKGSVVSVSSISGMNTAPFHIAYGTAKAAVVAMTRTMAAELAHDNIRVNAVAPGVTETAASRTYVDVDPDRDRRAIAMGRRGRPEEQAGAILFLLSDLSSYITGQTLLVDGGLNLKWTHLGADNTSLFLKDETFRAEISRF is encoded by the coding sequence ATGGACGACCTCTTGAGGCTGGACGGCCGGATCGTCGTGGTGTCGGGTGCCGGCGGCGGCGGAATCGGCACCACCGTCACCCGGATGGCGGCCGAGGCCGGTGCCACGGTGGTGGCCGTCAGCCGGTCGAAAGAAAACCTCGACGAACACATCGGTCCCCTGGCCGATCAGGGGCTGCCCGTCGTCGCGGTGTCGGCCGACGCCTCCACCGACGCCGGCATTGCCACCGTGATGGAGCGGGTCCGGCGAACCGACGGCGATCTGTACGGATTGGTGAACATCGCGGGCGGCGCCGCGCCGTCGACGTGGATGCCGTCGACCCGGGTGACGCGTTCGGACTGGCGGGAGTTGTTCACCGCGAACCTCGAGACGGCGTTCTTCATGAGCCAGGCGGTATGCGCAGAACTCCGCGCCCGCGGCCTGAAGGGCTCGGTCGTCTCCGTGTCGTCGATCAGCGGGATGAACACCGCGCCGTTCCACATCGCCTACGGCACGGCCAAGGCGGCGGTGGTCGCGATGACGCGCACCATGGCCGCCGAGTTGGCGCACGACAACATCCGCGTCAACGCGGTGGCGCCCGGGGTGACCGAGACCGCCGCGTCGCGCACCTACGTCGACGTCGACCCCGACCGGGACCGGCGGGCGATCGCGATGGGCAGGCGGGGTCGGCCCGAAGAGCAGGCTGGGGCGATCCTGTTCCTGCTGTCGGACCTGTCGAGCTATATCACCGGGCAGACGCTTCTCGTCGACGGTGGGCTCAACCTGAAGTGGACGCACCTCGGTGCCGACAACACCTCGCTGTTCCTCAAAGACGAAACCTTCCGCGCAGAAATAAGTCGGTTCTAA